A genomic region of Marinihelvus fidelis contains the following coding sequences:
- a CDS encoding copper-transporting P-type ATPase, translating into MNTVYTCPMHPEVVSNEPGSCPICGMGLEPTVASKEEDTAELDDMTRRFWICAALTLPLFVYAMAEMIPGQPLEHLVPIAWRQWIQLALATPVVLWGGWPFFVRGWNSIRTLNLNMFTLIALGVGVAFVYSLVATTFPGAFPEAFRNDLGEVALYYEAAAVITTLVLLGQVLELKARSRTSGAIRALLELAPPTARRIANDGSEEEVSLDDLAPGDRLRVKPGEKIPVDGEVIEGRSAVDESMISGEPIPVEKIVGDGVVGGTVNGTGSLVMKVTQVGDDTLLSQIVRMVAEAQRSRAPIQKLVDLVAAWFVPAVILAAILTFIAWSVWGPAPAMAYAIVNAVAVLIIACPCALGLATPMSIMVGTGKGAQHGILIKNAEALETFERVDTVVVDKTGTLTEGRPDLVMIKAMGEHNDESLLALVAAVEKASEHPLAQAIVAAAEKRSINVPSATGFESTTGEGVSARVGDSDVAIGNAKLMNHLDDHDTSLAKAAEQHRAEGQTVMFVAVDGRPAGMIGVADPIKESTPEAIGMLHEAGLKVVMLTGDSQGTANAVARKIGIDEVHADVSPEDKKRVITDLQANGAMVAMAGDGINDAPALAQANVGIAMGTGTDVAMESAGVTLVRGDLLGVARARELSQQTMRNIRQNLFFAFAYNAIGIPIAAGVLYPVFGLLLSPMIAAAAMSLSSVSVIGNALRLRRQKL; encoded by the coding sequence ATGAATACCGTCTATACCTGCCCGATGCACCCGGAAGTTGTCAGCAACGAGCCCGGTAGTTGCCCCATCTGCGGCATGGGACTTGAACCCACTGTTGCAAGCAAGGAAGAAGATACCGCCGAACTCGATGACATGACGCGCCGCTTCTGGATCTGCGCCGCGCTGACGCTGCCACTGTTTGTGTACGCAATGGCGGAAATGATCCCTGGGCAGCCGTTGGAGCACCTGGTGCCGATTGCATGGCGTCAATGGATTCAGCTGGCACTGGCAACACCCGTGGTGCTGTGGGGCGGCTGGCCGTTTTTTGTACGTGGCTGGAATTCCATCCGGACACTTAATCTCAACATGTTCACCCTGATCGCGCTGGGCGTCGGCGTGGCATTTGTCTATTCGCTGGTTGCTACGACATTTCCCGGCGCCTTCCCTGAAGCCTTCCGAAATGACCTTGGCGAAGTGGCGCTCTACTACGAGGCGGCGGCTGTGATCACGACGCTCGTGCTGCTCGGCCAGGTGCTCGAACTGAAGGCGCGGAGCCGGACATCGGGCGCCATTCGCGCATTGCTGGAACTGGCGCCGCCGACCGCAAGACGAATTGCCAACGACGGCAGCGAGGAAGAAGTGTCACTGGACGACCTCGCTCCCGGCGATCGGCTACGCGTAAAACCTGGCGAGAAGATCCCGGTCGACGGCGAAGTCATCGAGGGGCGCAGTGCCGTCGACGAGTCCATGATCAGCGGCGAACCCATACCGGTTGAAAAAATCGTCGGCGACGGCGTCGTTGGCGGCACCGTCAACGGCACCGGCAGCCTGGTGATGAAAGTGACGCAAGTCGGTGACGACACCCTGCTGTCACAGATCGTGCGCATGGTTGCCGAAGCACAGCGCAGCCGCGCCCCGATCCAGAAGCTGGTTGACCTGGTCGCGGCGTGGTTCGTGCCGGCCGTAATCCTGGCGGCTATCCTGACCTTTATCGCCTGGTCGGTTTGGGGGCCCGCGCCCGCCATGGCTTATGCCATCGTCAACGCCGTTGCCGTGCTGATCATCGCCTGCCCCTGCGCGCTCGGCCTCGCCACGCCCATGTCGATCATGGTCGGCACCGGCAAGGGCGCCCAGCACGGCATTCTGATCAAGAACGCCGAAGCCCTGGAGACCTTTGAAAGGGTTGATACCGTTGTCGTCGACAAGACCGGCACGCTGACCGAGGGCCGCCCCGACCTGGTCATGATCAAGGCCATGGGCGAGCACAACGACGAGTCGCTGCTGGCACTGGTTGCCGCCGTGGAGAAAGCCAGCGAGCATCCGTTGGCCCAGGCCATCGTCGCAGCGGCCGAGAAGCGCTCAATCAATGTGCCCTCGGCGACGGGCTTCGAATCGACGACGGGCGAAGGTGTAAGCGCGCGTGTCGGAGATTCGGATGTCGCCATTGGCAATGCCAAACTCATGAATCACCTGGACGACCATGACACGTCGCTGGCGAAAGCTGCCGAACAGCACCGTGCTGAAGGCCAGACCGTCATGTTCGTGGCAGTCGACGGCAGGCCGGCCGGAATGATCGGCGTTGCAGACCCGATCAAGGAATCGACACCGGAGGCCATCGGGATGCTGCACGAGGCCGGACTCAAGGTCGTCATGCTGACCGGCGACAGCCAGGGTACGGCCAATGCCGTAGCCCGCAAGATCGGTATCGACGAAGTGCATGCAGATGTATCCCCGGAGGATAAAAAACGCGTCATCACGGATCTGCAGGCGAACGGCGCAATGGTCGCCATGGCCGGAGATGGCATCAACGATGCGCCGGCGCTTGCACAGGCCAATGTTGGAATCGCCATGGGCACGGGCACTGATGTCGCGATGGAAAGCGCAGGCGTTACCCTGGTGCGCGGCGACCTGCTCGGCGTTGCCAGGGCACGCGAGTTGAGTCAACAAACGATGCGCAACATCCGCCAGAACCTGTTCTTCGCATTTGCCTACAACGCGATAGGCATTCCGATCGCGGCCGGCGTGCTGTACCCGGTATTCGGACTGCTGTTAAGCCCCATGATCGCGGCCGCCGCGATGAGCCTGAGTTCGGTGTCGGTGATTGGCAACGCGCTCAGGCTGCGCCGTCAGAAACTCTGA
- a CDS encoding efflux RND transporter permease subunit has product MIEGIIRWSIGNRFLVILLSLITAAWGIYVLRNTPVDALPDLSDVQVIVKTSYPGQAPQVVEDQVTYPLTTAMLSVPGAETVRGYSFFGDSYVYVIFEDGTDLYWARSRVLEYLNQVTGQLPAEAKPALGPDATGVGWVYEYALQDRSGNHNLADLRSIQDWFLKYELQTVPGVAEVATIGGMVRQYQVVVNPDALRAYGLPLAKIRNAIQAGNREVGGSVIEMGEAEYMIRATGYLQSVEDLAEIPLGMNATGTPVRLADVAEIRLGPQMRRGIAELNGEGEVVGGVIIMRFGENALATIEAVKQRLEELKASLPEGVEIVETYDRSSLILGAVETLQEKLLEEFIVVVLVCMIFLFHVRSSLVVILSLPLGILAAFIVMDAQGLNANIMSLGGIAIAIGAMVDAAIVMVETVHKKMEHEDYDTKNHWQTVTEAAVEVGPPLFFSLLIITLSFLPVFTLQAQEGRLFSPLAFTKTYAMAAAAGLSITLVPVLMGYFIRGKIVPEHKNPVNRALIWLYRPLIRQVTLHPWRIMVIAGALVIAGFWPLKHIGSEFMPDLNEGDLMYMPTTFPGISIGKAQQLLQQTDKLIMSVPEVKRVFGKVGRAETATDPAPLSMIETVVQLKPESEWRPGVTIDDIKAELNQRLKIPGLTNAWVYPIKTRIDMLATGIKTPLGIKVAGPDLGVIQQIGEQIEDLLRDLPGTASVFSERVAGGRYVTVDILREQASRYGLNIDDVQAVVTTAIGGMNVTETVEGLERYPVNLRYPRETRDSLQKLRDLAVVTPTGQQIPLSAVAELRIEDGPPMIKSENARLNGWVFVDIDGVDLGSYVQSAKDVVTDGLELPAGYSLQWSGQYEYMERARERLFIVVPFTLVVIMLLLFLNFRNLTEVLIILGTLPTALVGGIWLLYLLDYNLSVAVGVGFIALAGVAVEIGVVMLVYLKQALARVYHTADAEDRPITRQDFNTAVVEGALMRVRPIMMTVAAIIAGLLPIMLGSGTGSEVMRRIAAPMVGGMISATLLTLAVIPAAFLIWQTMTLNMQHRQTPQDGNST; this is encoded by the coding sequence ATGATTGAGGGCATCATTCGCTGGTCCATTGGCAACCGCTTCCTGGTAATTCTGCTCAGCCTGATCACGGCCGCCTGGGGCATTTATGTCCTGCGCAATACGCCGGTCGATGCGCTCCCAGACCTGTCCGATGTGCAAGTCATCGTCAAGACCTCGTACCCCGGCCAGGCGCCACAGGTGGTCGAGGACCAGGTCACCTACCCGTTGACCACGGCGATGCTGTCCGTCCCAGGTGCAGAAACGGTTCGCGGCTACTCATTTTTCGGCGATTCCTATGTCTATGTCATCTTCGAAGACGGCACGGACCTTTACTGGGCGCGTTCCCGCGTCCTGGAATACCTGAACCAGGTCACGGGCCAACTCCCCGCCGAGGCAAAACCCGCGCTCGGGCCGGATGCGACCGGCGTCGGCTGGGTCTACGAATATGCCCTGCAGGACCGCAGCGGAAACCACAACCTGGCTGACCTGCGTTCCATCCAGGATTGGTTCCTGAAGTATGAATTGCAGACCGTTCCAGGCGTGGCGGAAGTCGCCACCATTGGCGGCATGGTGCGCCAGTACCAGGTAGTCGTGAACCCGGATGCATTACGCGCCTACGGGCTGCCCCTGGCCAAGATCCGCAACGCCATCCAGGCGGGTAACCGCGAAGTGGGCGGCTCGGTCATTGAAATGGGCGAAGCGGAGTACATGATCCGCGCCACGGGCTATCTGCAATCCGTCGAGGACCTGGCCGAAATACCGCTGGGCATGAATGCGACCGGCACCCCGGTCCGGCTGGCCGACGTTGCCGAGATCCGCCTCGGGCCGCAGATGCGGCGCGGCATCGCCGAACTCAATGGCGAAGGTGAAGTGGTCGGCGGCGTGATTATCATGCGTTTTGGCGAGAATGCGCTGGCGACCATCGAAGCCGTCAAGCAACGGCTTGAAGAACTGAAAGCCAGCCTTCCCGAAGGCGTCGAAATTGTCGAAACCTATGACCGCTCGTCACTGATCCTGGGTGCGGTGGAAACGCTGCAGGAAAAACTGCTGGAGGAGTTCATCGTTGTCGTGCTCGTGTGCATGATTTTCCTGTTCCATGTGCGCTCCTCCCTGGTCGTCATCCTGTCGTTGCCGCTGGGCATCCTGGCAGCCTTCATTGTCATGGACGCACAAGGCCTGAACGCCAACATCATGTCCCTGGGCGGCATCGCCATCGCCATCGGTGCGATGGTCGACGCGGCGATCGTCATGGTCGAGACGGTCCACAAGAAAATGGAACACGAGGACTATGACACGAAGAACCATTGGCAGACGGTGACCGAGGCCGCAGTGGAGGTCGGGCCACCTCTGTTCTTCTCGCTGTTGATCATCACCCTGAGTTTTCTGCCTGTATTTACCCTGCAGGCACAGGAAGGCCGGCTGTTTTCGCCGCTGGCATTCACCAAGACCTACGCGATGGCCGCGGCCGCCGGCTTGTCGATCACCCTGGTTCCGGTGCTGATGGGCTATTTCATTCGCGGGAAAATTGTTCCCGAACACAAAAACCCGGTGAATCGTGCGCTGATCTGGCTGTACCGTCCCCTGATCCGCCAGGTCACACTGCACCCGTGGAGAATCATGGTGATTGCAGGGGCGCTGGTCATCGCTGGTTTCTGGCCGCTCAAGCATATCGGCTCCGAGTTCATGCCCGACCTGAACGAGGGTGACCTGATGTATATGCCGACCACCTTTCCGGGCATTTCGATCGGCAAGGCCCAGCAGCTGTTGCAGCAGACCGACAAGCTGATCATGTCGGTACCAGAAGTGAAACGCGTATTCGGCAAGGTCGGGCGGGCAGAAACCGCCACCGACCCGGCGCCGCTGAGCATGATTGAAACCGTGGTTCAGCTGAAACCGGAATCGGAATGGCGGCCGGGTGTCACCATTGACGACATCAAGGCTGAACTGAACCAGCGGCTGAAGATTCCGGGATTGACCAATGCCTGGGTTTACCCGATCAAGACCCGGATCGACATGCTGGCCACCGGCATCAAGACGCCGCTGGGCATCAAGGTCGCCGGCCCCGACCTGGGCGTTATCCAGCAAATTGGCGAGCAGATTGAAGATCTGCTCAGGGACCTGCCTGGTACGGCTTCAGTATTTTCAGAGCGGGTTGCCGGTGGGCGCTACGTGACCGTGGACATACTGCGTGAACAGGCTTCGCGCTATGGACTCAATATCGATGATGTCCAGGCCGTGGTGACGACCGCCATCGGTGGAATGAACGTCACCGAGACGGTCGAAGGCCTGGAACGATACCCCGTTAATCTTCGCTACCCGCGTGAAACCCGGGATTCACTGCAAAAACTACGTGACCTGGCCGTAGTCACTCCTACCGGACAGCAGATCCCGCTGTCTGCGGTGGCCGAGCTCCGGATCGAAGATGGTCCGCCGATGATCAAGAGCGAGAATGCGCGGCTGAACGGCTGGGTATTCGTTGATATCGATGGTGTTGACCTCGGCTCTTACGTCCAGTCGGCGAAAGATGTCGTCACCGACGGACTGGAACTGCCTGCCGGTTATTCACTGCAGTGGTCTGGACAATACGAGTACATGGAGCGGGCCCGGGAACGCCTGTTTATCGTCGTGCCGTTCACCCTCGTCGTTATCATGCTGCTGTTGTTTCTGAACTTCCGCAACCTGACCGAGGTGCTCATCATCCTGGGAACGCTGCCAACCGCGCTGGTCGGCGGAATCTGGCTGCTGTACCTGCTTGACTACAACCTGTCGGTCGCCGTCGGAGTCGGATTTATCGCGCTGGCCGGCGTTGCCGTCGAGATCGGCGTCGTCATGCTGGTCTACCTAAAACAGGCACTGGCCCGCGTGTATCACACGGCTGATGCCGAAGACCGGCCTATAACGCGGCAGGATTTCAACACAGCAGTCGTCGAAGGCGCACTCATGCGCGTACGCCCCATCATGATGACCGTGGCGGCCATCATCGCGGGCCTGCTGCCCATCATGCTGGGCAGCGGCACCGGCTCCGAGGTGATGCGCCGGATCGCCGCGCCCATGGTCGGCGGCATGATCAGCGCGACCCTGCTGACGCTGGCGGTCATCCCCGCCGCGTTTTTGATATGGCAAACTATGACCTTGAACATGCAGCACCGACAAACACCCCAGGACGGCAACTCCACATGA
- a CDS encoding efflux RND transporter periplasmic adaptor subunit → MKNLIGFTLVGGLFVLAGFYLGSAATDKPDESADEPREQARKVEYWVAPMDPNFRRDEPGKSPMGMDLVPVYADEASSAGGVTISPALENNLGVQTALAEVRPLWRRIEATGYVGLDETRISHINIRTQGWIERLFVNAEGTRVSKGDLLFELYSPELVNAQKEYLQALRRGDTRLLQGADGKLRALGMIPSEIDVLKASGTASERIKIVAPRDGVVTELLAREGMYIQPNTTVMSLADLGSVWLQAEVFESQVEWVAEGQAAEATLEYMPGAVFSGEVEYVYPVLDAETRTLRVRLRFDNHGEKLKPNMYARVSIFGRLQPRALSIPRQALIRGADRDRVVVALGEGRFTVHEVLTGMESGDWVEILAGIDAGDRVVTSAQFLIDSEASLVGSIIRLGHVEDTPANDEPVKAFGNGWIEEIKAAEGRMRISHGPIDALGWPAMNMEFGVDPAVDLANLEVGQDIRFQIEQISSGRFVITAANLRDNSEPSTNGDHDHD, encoded by the coding sequence ATGAAAAATCTTATTGGATTCACCCTGGTAGGCGGGTTGTTTGTCCTGGCGGGCTTCTACCTGGGTTCTGCCGCCACCGACAAGCCTGACGAAAGTGCTGATGAGCCCCGGGAGCAGGCGCGCAAGGTCGAGTACTGGGTGGCGCCCATGGACCCCAATTTCCGCCGTGATGAGCCGGGCAAGTCGCCGATGGGCATGGACCTGGTTCCGGTGTATGCGGACGAGGCGTCATCGGCTGGCGGCGTCACCATCAGCCCGGCGCTGGAAAACAACCTGGGTGTGCAAACCGCACTGGCCGAGGTGCGTCCATTGTGGCGGCGTATCGAGGCCACCGGGTATGTCGGGCTGGACGAAACCCGGATCAGTCACATCAATATCCGCACGCAGGGCTGGATCGAGCGATTGTTCGTGAATGCAGAAGGCACGCGCGTGAGCAAGGGCGACCTCCTGTTTGAGCTGTACTCGCCCGAGCTGGTCAATGCCCAGAAAGAATACCTGCAGGCGCTAAGGCGCGGTGATACCCGCCTGTTGCAGGGCGCGGACGGAAAACTTCGCGCATTGGGGATGATCCCCTCTGAGATTGATGTCCTGAAAGCATCCGGAACGGCGTCCGAACGAATCAAGATCGTGGCACCGCGTGATGGCGTCGTCACTGAACTGCTGGCCCGCGAAGGCATGTATATCCAGCCCAACACCACGGTGATGAGCCTGGCCGACCTTGGCAGTGTCTGGCTACAGGCCGAAGTGTTCGAATCGCAGGTCGAATGGGTCGCCGAGGGGCAAGCGGCAGAAGCCACCCTGGAGTACATGCCCGGCGCCGTGTTCAGTGGTGAGGTTGAGTACGTCTACCCGGTTCTGGATGCCGAAACGCGAACGCTGCGGGTGCGGCTACGCTTCGATAATCACGGCGAAAAACTCAAGCCCAACATGTATGCGCGGGTATCGATTTTCGGTCGATTACAGCCCCGGGCACTGAGCATCCCCCGCCAGGCCCTGATCCGTGGGGCCGACCGCGACCGCGTCGTGGTCGCCCTCGGCGAGGGCCGGTTCACGGTTCATGAAGTGCTCACGGGCATGGAAAGCGGTGACTGGGTAGAGATCCTTGCGGGAATCGACGCCGGCGACCGGGTGGTGACATCGGCCCAGTTCCTGATCGATTCCGAAGCCAGCCTTGTGGGCAGCATCATCCGCCTGGGGCACGTTGAGGATACGCCTGCCAACGACGAACCGGTCAAAGCGTTCGGCAACGGCTGGATCGAAGAGATCAAGGCGGCTGAGGGGCGCATGCGGATATCTCATGGCCCCATCGATGCGCTGGGCTGGCCGGCGATGAACATGGAGTTCGGCGTCGACCCCGCGGTTGACCTGGCGAACCTGGAAGTGGGCCAGGATATCCGCTTTCAGATAGAGCAGATTTCCTCCGGTCGGTTCGTCATCACCGCCGCCAACCTGAGGGACAACAGCGAGCCTTCAACCAATGGAGATCACGACCATGATTGA
- the cueR gene encoding Cu(I)-responsive transcriptional regulator yields the protein MNIGQAADATGVSAKRIRYYEQIGLLGKTTRSESGYRVFDQEALHTLRFIRRARRLGFSVPKISALLELWQDQGRSSADVKRLVETHLDELREKIGDLQSMVDTLQHLADRCDGDARPDCPILHGLERSAT from the coding sequence GTGAATATTGGACAGGCGGCAGACGCGACCGGTGTATCGGCAAAGCGCATCAGGTACTACGAGCAGATCGGTTTGCTCGGTAAGACAACACGTAGTGAATCCGGCTACCGGGTCTTCGACCAGGAAGCCCTGCACACCTTGCGATTTATCAGGCGAGCGCGCCGGCTTGGTTTTTCCGTCCCGAAGATCTCGGCACTGTTGGAACTATGGCAGGACCAGGGCCGTAGCAGCGCAGACGTTAAACGTCTCGTCGAGACACACCTTGATGAACTGCGGGAAAAGATCGGCGATCTCCAGTCGATGGTTGATACCCTCCAACACCTGGCCGATCGTTGCGACGGCGACGCTCGCCCCGACTGTCCGATTTTGCACGGCCTCGAAAGGAGCGCCACATGA
- a CDS encoding TolC family protein translates to MMALIVTLLSTGAGAESLSLAEAESLAVLQDPSVESVRSRQAALNELEVAAGQFPDPQLKFGMMSVPTDTFDLDQEAMTQMQVGVIQRFPRGQSRELRAAQLNERSKALGDTAQDLLLRVRLAVRENYLEVLKQVHLAAINADAVAAFSDLADITQDFYATGRVQQQDVLRAAVELARVQERSVRITEEEQQARGRLAAWIGDDAWRDISPEWPVIHEPGALQETKKGLTDHPRIRALHQEVIAAEKGIELAEQNYKPEFAVDLTYGGRAGENPDGSHRADLLSLMVRMDLPLFTGNRQDRVVQASIANSSAAAFNRDDAYRRMSSEAEVHHATWQRQQERLDLYEASLLPDADFNAQATFDAYQAALEDLTTLMRARITEFDLQLEHARLKAESFKSQARLLYLEGASS, encoded by the coding sequence ATGATGGCCCTGATTGTCACGCTGCTGTCCACAGGGGCAGGAGCCGAATCGCTGTCACTGGCCGAAGCCGAGTCACTGGCCGTGCTCCAGGACCCTTCCGTGGAGTCGGTAAGATCACGACAGGCGGCGCTCAACGAGCTTGAAGTCGCTGCCGGCCAATTTCCCGATCCGCAATTGAAATTCGGCATGATGTCCGTGCCCACGGACACTTTTGACCTGGACCAGGAGGCCATGACCCAGATGCAGGTGGGGGTGATACAGCGGTTTCCCAGGGGGCAATCCAGGGAATTGCGCGCCGCGCAGCTGAATGAGCGCTCGAAAGCGCTGGGCGACACGGCACAGGACCTGCTGCTTCGGGTCCGGCTGGCGGTACGTGAGAATTACCTCGAAGTTCTGAAGCAAGTGCACCTGGCGGCCATCAACGCAGACGCCGTGGCGGCATTTTCCGATCTGGCAGACATCACCCAGGATTTTTACGCAACGGGCCGGGTTCAGCAGCAGGATGTTCTTCGCGCCGCAGTTGAACTGGCCAGGGTGCAAGAGCGCTCGGTGCGCATTACCGAGGAAGAGCAACAGGCCCGGGGGCGCCTGGCGGCCTGGATTGGCGATGACGCGTGGCGGGACATCAGCCCTGAATGGCCGGTTATTCACGAACCCGGTGCACTACAGGAGACGAAAAAGGGTTTAACCGACCACCCCCGGATTCGCGCGCTGCACCAGGAGGTGATTGCCGCCGAAAAAGGCATTGAGCTCGCCGAGCAGAACTACAAACCGGAATTTGCCGTTGACCTGACTTATGGCGGTCGTGCCGGTGAAAACCCGGATGGCAGCCATCGGGCTGATTTGCTCAGCCTGATGGTGCGAATGGACCTGCCCCTGTTTACGGGTAACCGCCAGGACCGGGTCGTACAGGCGAGCATCGCGAACTCTTCGGCAGCGGCCTTTAACCGCGATGACGCCTATCGGCGCATGTCCAGCGAGGCGGAGGTTCATCATGCCACCTGGCAGCGCCAGCAGGAGCGACTGGACCTGTACGAAGCGTCGCTGTTGCCGGATGCCGACTTCAACGCCCAGGCAACCTTCGATGCCTACCAGGCCGCCCTGGAAGACCTGACAACACTGATGCGCGCGCGCATCACGGAATTCGACCTGCAGCTGGAGCATGCGCGGCTGAAAGCCGAATCGTTCAAATCCCAGGCACGCCTGCTGTACCTGGAGGGGGCATCATCATGA